One genomic window of Niveibacterium sp. SC-1 includes the following:
- the ssb gene encoding single-stranded DNA-binding protein, producing MASVNKVILVGNLGADPETRYAPSGDAICNIRIATTDTWRDKASGDRKEATEWHRVVFFGKLAEIAGQYLRKGSQVYVEGSLRTRKWQDKDGRDQYTTEIRADEMKMLGSRQGGGDAPSRGGYDQGGDDFAPAPAPRSGGGGAGGSRPQSRPAPAPAPSGMNDFDDDIPF from the coding sequence ATGGCTTCAGTTAACAAGGTGATCCTCGTCGGCAACCTCGGCGCCGACCCGGAAACCCGCTACGCCCCCAGCGGCGACGCGATCTGCAACATCCGGATCGCCACGACCGACACCTGGCGCGACAAGGCCTCGGGCGATCGCAAGGAAGCCACCGAATGGCACCGCGTGGTGTTCTTCGGCAAGCTCGCCGAAATCGCTGGCCAGTATCTGCGCAAGGGTTCGCAGGTCTACGTGGAAGGCAGCCTGCGCACCCGCAAGTGGCAGGACAAGGATGGGCGTGACCAATACACGACCGAGATCCGTGCCGACGAAATGAAGATGCTCGGCTCCCGCCAGGGCGGCGGTGACGCACCCTCGCGCGGCGGCTACGACCAGGGTGGCGACGACTTCGCCCCGGCTCCCGCACCGCGCAGCGGCGGCGGCGGTGCCGGCGGCAGCCGTCCGCAGTCGCGCCCCGCACCGGCGCCGGCTCCCAGCGGCATGAACGACTTCGACGACGACATCCCCTTCTAA
- a CDS encoding alpha/beta fold hydrolase codes for MNARAPHSLEILSALPESPRATPLLFVHGAHAGAWCWQEHFLSYFAEAGYAAYAVSLSGHGGSPGRTYLDALSIDDYVRDLREAAAALPTPPVVIGHSMGGFVLQKYLEAATLPGAVLLCSVPPLGMMAPAVGLALRRPGLIMDLGKLAGGGQIGTESLVDAMFYRALPEADLRRFFEQMQPESQRAIWDMMGFSLPRVRRDHCPQVLVMGAEEDALIPAVAVRHTAFAWGVTPRLVPGIGHGVMLETNWQAAAAPLRDWLLENFA; via the coding sequence ATGAATGCCCGTGCGCCCCATTCGCTCGAGATCCTGTCTGCGCTGCCGGAGTCACCCCGCGCGACGCCCCTGCTTTTCGTGCATGGCGCGCATGCCGGCGCATGGTGCTGGCAGGAGCATTTCCTGTCCTATTTTGCCGAGGCCGGCTATGCCGCCTACGCCGTGTCGCTCTCCGGCCACGGCGGGAGCCCCGGCCGTACCTATCTGGACGCGCTTTCCATTGATGACTACGTGCGGGATCTGCGCGAGGCGGCGGCCGCGCTGCCGACGCCGCCGGTGGTGATCGGCCACTCCATGGGTGGCTTTGTCCTGCAGAAATACCTCGAAGCCGCGACCCTGCCTGGCGCGGTCCTGCTGTGTTCCGTGCCTCCGCTGGGGATGATGGCGCCGGCGGTGGGGCTGGCGCTGCGCCGGCCGGGGCTCATCATGGATCTCGGCAAGCTCGCCGGAGGGGGCCAGATCGGAACGGAATCGCTGGTGGATGCGATGTTCTACCGCGCACTGCCCGAGGCGGACCTGCGCCGCTTTTTCGAACAGATGCAGCCCGAATCCCAACGGGCGATCTGGGACATGATGGGCTTCAGCCTGCCGCGGGTGCGCCGCGACCACTGCCCGCAGGTCCTGGTGATGGGCGCCGAGGAAGACGCCCTGATCCCGGCCGTTGCCGTGCGTCACACGGCTTTTGCCTGGGGCGTCACTCCTCGTCTGGTGCCTGGCATTGGCCACGGGGTCATGCTCGAAACGAACTGGCAGGCCGCCGCCGCTCCGCTGCGTGACTGGCTGCTGGAGAACTTCGCCTGA
- a CDS encoding DUF2905 family protein produces MIKWLIVVVLLAIVAGFLDPMLRQRLGGRLPGDVDLRLGRRKLRIALGMTVLLSVLAGLILRRL; encoded by the coding sequence ATGATCAAGTGGCTCATCGTGGTGGTCCTGCTGGCCATTGTCGCAGGCTTTCTCGACCCCATGCTCCGCCAACGCCTCGGAGGCCGGCTGCCGGGCGACGTGGACCTGCGCCTCGGTCGCCGCAAGCTGCGCATCGCGCTGGGCATGACTGTGCTGCTTTCGGTTCTCGCAGGCCTGATCCTGCGCAGGCTGTAG
- a CDS encoding STY0301 family protein produces the protein MRRRIASALLFVVGQALAAELPCPAQIGTVQHLPKPESGWELSTLPWPQRLNGIALFDGPPGEGAELKPELFGGKEPLRASWDLDRANPRGYWLQCRYDGTRLVLSRRIEPAPTRCEAYFNPSVRIGGGTEIRRFGCR, from the coding sequence ATGCGTCGGCGGATCGCCTCGGCCCTGCTGTTCGTCGTCGGCCAGGCACTCGCAGCCGAACTCCCCTGCCCGGCCCAGATCGGCACGGTCCAGCACCTGCCCAAGCCCGAAAGCGGCTGGGAGCTCAGCACGCTCCCATGGCCGCAGCGCCTCAACGGCATTGCGCTCTTCGATGGCCCGCCGGGTGAAGGTGCCGAGCTCAAACCCGAGCTTTTTGGCGGCAAGGAGCCCCTGCGCGCAAGCTGGGACCTGGACCGCGCGAATCCGCGGGGCTACTGGCTGCAGTGCCGCTACGACGGGACCCGGCTGGTGCTGTCGCGCCGGATCGAGCCCGCACCGACGCGCTGCGAAGCCTATTTCAATCCCTCGGTGCGCATCGGCGGCGGCACGGAAATACGGCGTTTCGGCTGCCGCTGA
- the hemE gene encoding uroporphyrinogen decarboxylase, which produces MTRPHNDTFLRALLRQPTDYTPLWLMRQAGRYLPEYCATRKRAGSFLQLCTNPTLATEVTLQPLERFPLDAAILFSDILTVPDAMGLGLYFAEGEGPRFERPLRDETAIRALAVPDPHDRLRYVIDAVSEIRRALDNRVPLIGFSGSPFTLACYMVEGGGSSDFRHLKHLLYARPELLHHILDVTAEAVTQYLNAQIAAGAQAVQIFDTWGGTLTPHAYKEFSLAYMQRIIAGLTRENEGERVPVIVFTKGGGQWLEEIAACGCDAVGLDWSTDIGAARARIGDRVALQGNLDPSALFGTPESVAAEARRVLDGFGNHPGHVFNLGHGISQFTPPENVAALVEAVHSHSRRMRA; this is translated from the coding sequence ATGACCCGCCCGCATAACGACACTTTCCTGCGTGCGCTGCTGCGCCAACCCACGGACTACACGCCGCTGTGGCTGATGCGCCAGGCCGGGCGCTACCTGCCCGAATACTGCGCCACGCGCAAACGCGCCGGCAGCTTCCTGCAGCTGTGCACCAACCCGACGCTGGCCACCGAAGTCACGCTGCAGCCTCTGGAGCGCTTTCCGCTCGATGCGGCGATCCTTTTCTCCGACATCCTCACCGTGCCGGATGCGATGGGGCTGGGCCTGTACTTCGCCGAGGGCGAGGGTCCGCGCTTCGAGCGGCCGCTGCGCGACGAGACCGCAATCCGCGCGCTCGCCGTGCCCGATCCGCACGATCGCCTGCGCTACGTGATCGACGCGGTCAGCGAGATCCGCCGCGCGCTGGATAACCGCGTGCCGCTGATCGGCTTCTCCGGCAGCCCCTTCACGCTCGCCTGCTACATGGTCGAGGGGGGCGGCTCCAGCGATTTCCGCCATCTCAAGCATCTGCTCTACGCGCGACCCGAGCTGCTGCACCACATCCTCGACGTTACCGCCGAGGCGGTGACGCAATACCTCAATGCGCAAATCGCCGCCGGCGCCCAGGCCGTGCAGATCTTCGACACCTGGGGCGGCACCCTGACGCCGCACGCCTACAAGGAGTTCTCGCTCGCCTACATGCAGCGGATCATCGCCGGGCTCACCCGCGAGAACGAGGGCGAACGCGTTCCGGTGATCGTCTTCACCAAGGGCGGCGGGCAATGGCTGGAAGAGATCGCCGCCTGCGGTTGCGACGCGGTGGGCCTGGACTGGAGCACCGACATCGGCGCGGCACGTGCGCGCATCGGCGATCGCGTCGCGCTGCAGGGCAACCTCGATCCCTCGGCGCTCTTCGGCACGCCCGAATCGGTCGCGGCCGAGGCACGTCGGGTGCTCGATGGCTTCGGCAATCACCCCGGCCATGTCTTCAACCTGGGCCACGGCATCTCGCAATTCACGCCGCCCGAGAATGTCGCGGCCCTGGTCGAAGCGGTGCACTCGCACAGCCGTCGCATGCGCGCCTGA
- a CDS encoding FHA domain-containing protein, giving the protein MSNLPELNCVLFAEILGNQRLADKLGQAEAQRALDRARNRIMRTVDSHHGRALLDRAHRLIAVFKRADDAIQAAADMHDKVRRLPPVSGINLGLKIGMHCGELRTGQGEPGGSAVDLAGRLADVAQPGQALLTGELALHLTDGVRPLASAVLDRSFRHDGNEVPLFELFSQDGPEAAAPIVVDDAQDGSEARMRLVLRHRGVAHIVTEARPILLMGREEGNDIVVLDRRASRHHARIEWRRGEFFLIDQSTNGTFMAPDTDVELCLKREECPLPGQGKIGCGFSIEEDSHGEAVSFEVRQA; this is encoded by the coding sequence ATGTCGAACCTGCCCGAACTCAACTGCGTGCTGTTCGCCGAGATCCTCGGCAACCAAAGGCTGGCCGACAAGCTCGGCCAGGCCGAAGCCCAACGCGCGCTGGACCGGGCCCGTAACCGCATCATGCGGACCGTGGATTCCCACCACGGCCGTGCCCTGCTCGATCGCGCGCATCGGCTGATCGCGGTCTTCAAGCGCGCGGACGACGCCATCCAGGCCGCGGCCGACATGCACGACAAGGTGCGGCGTCTGCCCCCGGTTTCGGGCATCAACCTCGGTCTGAAGATCGGCATGCACTGCGGCGAGCTGCGCACCGGGCAAGGCGAGCCCGGCGGCTCGGCCGTCGATCTGGCCGGCCGTCTGGCCGATGTGGCCCAGCCTGGCCAGGCGCTCCTCACCGGTGAGCTGGCCCTGCACCTGACCGACGGCGTGCGCCCGCTGGCCTCCGCCGTGCTGGACCGCAGCTTCCGCCATGACGGCAATGAAGTGCCGCTGTTCGAGCTCTTCTCGCAGGACGGCCCCGAAGCCGCCGCCCCCATCGTGGTGGACGACGCACAGGACGGCAGCGAAGCGCGCATGCGCCTGGTGCTGCGGCATCGCGGTGTTGCCCACATCGTGACCGAGGCTCGTCCCATCCTTCTGATGGGGCGCGAGGAAGGCAATGACATCGTCGTGCTCGACCGTCGCGCCTCGCGTCATCACGCGCGCATCGAATGGCGTCGGGGCGAGTTCTTCCTGATTGACCAGAGTACCAACGGCACCTTCATGGCGCCCGACACCGACGTGGAGCTCTGCCTCAAGCGCGAAGAGTGCCCGCTGCCGGGCCAGGGCAAGATCGGCTGCGGTTTCTCGATCGAGGAAGACTCGCACGGCGAGGCGGTGAGCTTTGAGGTCCGCCAGGCCTGA
- the ttcA gene encoding tRNA 2-thiocytidine(32) synthetase TtcA: MLPAVDLKNDPLDPADPNFSNTFLRLRKFVERQVGRAIGDFNMIEDGDVVMVCCSGGKDSYTLLSVLLALRERAPIDFRIVAMNLDQKQPGFPAHILPAYFEKLGVEYRIVTEDTYSIVKSKIPEGKTTCSLCSRLRRGIIYRVAREIGATKIALGHHRDDMLETLFLNMFFGGRIKSMPPKLASDDGQHIVIRPLAYVSERDAARFARAMEYPIIPCNLCGSQENAQRKQVKAMLADWEQRFPGRIESLATSLANVVPSHLQDAGLFDFKGLARPATPEEGDIAFDAPELGMTSSVIPLAAVGRRDGREDFNTEAAGSPVIL, from the coding sequence ATTCTTCCCGCTGTGGACCTCAAGAACGACCCTCTCGATCCGGCCGATCCGAACTTCTCCAACACCTTCCTGCGCCTGCGCAAGTTCGTGGAGCGGCAGGTCGGCCGCGCCATTGGCGACTTCAACATGATCGAGGACGGCGACGTCGTGATGGTCTGCTGCTCCGGCGGCAAGGATTCCTACACGCTCCTCTCGGTGCTGTTGGCCCTGCGCGAACGCGCGCCCATCGACTTCCGCATCGTGGCGATGAACCTCGACCAGAAGCAGCCGGGCTTCCCGGCGCACATCCTGCCGGCCTACTTCGAGAAGCTGGGCGTCGAGTACCGCATCGTCACCGAGGACACCTATTCCATCGTCAAGTCCAAGATCCCCGAGGGCAAGACGACCTGTTCGCTGTGCTCGCGCCTGCGCCGCGGAATCATCTATCGCGTGGCGCGCGAGATCGGCGCGACCAAGATTGCGCTGGGCCACCACCGCGACGACATGCTGGAGACGCTGTTCCTCAACATGTTCTTCGGCGGCCGCATCAAGTCCATGCCGCCCAAGCTGGCGAGCGACGATGGCCAGCACATCGTGATCCGCCCGCTCGCCTACGTGAGCGAGCGCGACGCGGCGCGCTTTGCCCGCGCCATGGAATACCCAATCATCCCCTGCAATCTGTGCGGCTCGCAGGAGAACGCCCAGCGCAAGCAGGTCAAGGCCATGCTGGCCGACTGGGAGCAGCGCTTCCCCGGCCGGATCGAATCGCTGGCGACTTCTCTGGCGAACGTCGTGCCTTCGCACCTGCAGGATGCGGGCCTGTTCGACTTCAAGGGGCTGGCGCGGCCCGCGACGCCCGAGGAAGGCGACATTGCCTTCGATGCACCCGAACTGGGTATGACGTCCAGCGTGATTCCGCTGGCGGCCGTGGGCCGCCGCGACGGACGTGAAGATTTCAATACGGAAGCGGCGGGTTCGCCGGTTATTCTGTAA
- a CDS encoding pteridine reductase has protein sequence MNERPVVLVTGAARRVGAAIARQLHARGCDIALHYRGQRDAAETLMTAFNDQRPGSAAVFGADLLDIAAAQAMVDAVGARFGRLDGLVNNASSFFPTPFAEVDEAAWQDLVGSNLKAPLFVSQRAAPLLAAQRGAIVNIVDIHAERPMPGYPVYSLAKTGLQGLTRVLAVELAPAVRVNGVAPGAIEWPEDGQFDTEERARIVRQTLLGRVGAASDIAGAVAFLLLDAPYVTGQILAVDGGRSIHL, from the coding sequence ATGAACGAAAGACCAGTCGTATTGGTGACGGGGGCGGCAAGGCGGGTGGGGGCGGCGATCGCGCGGCAGTTGCATGCGCGCGGCTGCGATATCGCCCTGCACTACCGCGGCCAGCGCGACGCGGCCGAGACCCTGATGACCGCCTTCAACGACCAGCGACCGGGTTCCGCCGCCGTTTTCGGGGCGGACCTCCTGGACATCGCGGCCGCTCAGGCCATGGTGGATGCGGTGGGCGCGCGTTTCGGACGGCTCGATGGCCTGGTCAACAACGCCTCCAGTTTCTTTCCCACCCCGTTTGCCGAGGTGGATGAAGCGGCCTGGCAGGATCTGGTCGGCTCCAACCTCAAGGCTCCGCTCTTCGTGTCCCAGCGCGCCGCGCCGCTCCTGGCCGCGCAGCGCGGGGCGATCGTCAACATCGTGGATATCCATGCCGAACGGCCGATGCCCGGCTACCCGGTCTATTCGCTGGCCAAGACCGGCCTGCAGGGCCTGACCCGCGTCCTGGCGGTGGAGCTGGCGCCGGCGGTGCGGGTCAATGGCGTGGCGCCGGGTGCGATCGAATGGCCGGAGGACGGCCAGTTCGATACCGAGGAACGGGCCCGGATCGTCCGCCAGACCCTGCTCGGGCGGGTCGGCGCGGCTTCGGACATCGCCGGTGCGGTGGCTTTCCTGCTGCTCGACGCGCCCTACGTGACCGGCCAGATCCTGGCGGTGGATGGCGGCCGCAGCATCCATCTCTGA
- a CDS encoding Crp/Fnr family transcriptional regulator — MTIYKALHNPPAMDAMDPRKSLFPPSRPADAQAVAVLLQDSPWMRALDVAERKRVAAALEIRGVRPGTPLTRRGASLPHWIGVADGLVKLNACADGGRATSFAGMPAGNWFGEDALLQDKPCRYDATALREGVIALLPRAVFVELLEGNLAFNRFLLAQFDEKLGQFFAMLEQQRLLPPEGRVARGIAALFPPTADTCNAGRLEISQEEIGYLVGISRQRVNQALKALERRGLIQVGYGKLQVRDLEALRGFC, encoded by the coding sequence GTGACGATCTATAAAGCGCTTCACAATCCGCCCGCCATGGATGCGATGGATCCCCGGAAAAGCCTCTTCCCGCCCAGCCGGCCGGCCGATGCCCAGGCGGTCGCCGTCCTGCTGCAAGACAGTCCTTGGATGCGGGCCCTGGACGTCGCGGAGCGCAAGCGCGTGGCCGCCGCGCTGGAAATCCGCGGCGTGCGTCCCGGCACGCCGCTTACCCGCCGGGGCGCCAGCCTGCCGCACTGGATCGGCGTCGCCGACGGCCTGGTCAAGCTGAACGCCTGCGCCGACGGCGGCCGCGCCACCAGCTTCGCGGGGATGCCTGCGGGCAACTGGTTCGGCGAGGATGCCCTGCTGCAGGACAAGCCTTGCCGCTACGACGCCACCGCCCTGCGCGAGGGCGTGATCGCGCTGCTGCCGCGTGCGGTTTTCGTCGAACTGCTGGAAGGCAATCTCGCCTTCAACCGCTTCCTGCTCGCCCAGTTCGACGAGAAGCTGGGCCAGTTCTTCGCGATGCTGGAACAGCAAAGACTGCTGCCGCCTGAAGGCCGGGTCGCACGTGGCATCGCTGCGCTCTTCCCGCCCACGGCGGACACCTGCAACGCAGGGCGCCTGGAGATCTCGCAGGAGGAGATCGGGTATCTCGTCGGCATTTCGCGCCAGCGGGTCAACCAGGCACTCAAGGCCCTGGAGCGCCGGGGCCTGATCCAGGTCGGCTACGGCAAGCTGCAGGTACGCGATCTCGAAGCCCTGCGCGGCTTCTGCTGA
- a CDS encoding trehalose-6-phosphate synthase, whose translation MNLSARFILPLFAVLALVAYLAVPVVDRLALSWSRHDLDVRASLVARTLNERFSHQEDFDAPQLRRQLESITEDERLRAIAFCPDDGGKAIATHSFNETLSCERVAHQAEGRGSTIEGEGGLLHVAVFTLHDGPRSGRLVLIHDMSFAERRTSETRKYLFLSLLGLGAVIALVTVVVAHLSLRGWLRGLRELLREPQKPVSPELRPLARDLHAAVREILREQQTGNDAQTQWTAASLREILRRDLRGDEVIVVSNREPYVHEYEGDQIVVRRPAGGLVTALEPIMRACSGTWIAHGSGDADKAAVDSRDRVAVPPNKPSYAIRRIWLSAEEERGYYNGLSNEGLWPLCHIAHARPTFRSQDWELYKAVNARFADAVVQEAQRDDPIVMVQDYHFALLPRMIRERLPKATIVTFWHIPWPNPETFSICPWRAEIIDGLLGSSILGFHTQFHCNNFLDAVDSFLEARVDRETGTVFHQGHQADVKRYPISIAWPPEYEAPPAPESRAGVRQELGLPPEQRVGVGVDRLDYTKGIIERFLAIERLFELHPEWAGRFSFVQIAAPTRSAIPQYKAFRDDVEELAARINGRFTREGPPAIILRTKHHDGDEIARFYRAADLCMVTSLHDGMNLVAKEFVAARDDGMGVLILSQFTGASRELSEALIVNPYHIDQCADALAAALTMPDAEQRDRMRLMRELVAQFNVYRWAGRMLLDASAMRLRDRIAERVEFRRDAY comes from the coding sequence GTGAACCTCTCAGCCCGGTTCATCCTGCCGCTCTTCGCCGTACTGGCGCTGGTGGCCTATCTCGCGGTGCCGGTCGTCGACCGGCTGGCGCTTTCCTGGTCTCGCCACGATCTGGATGTGCGCGCGAGCCTGGTGGCGCGCACGCTCAACGAGCGCTTCTCGCATCAGGAGGACTTCGACGCGCCGCAACTGCGCCGCCAACTCGAAAGCATCACCGAGGACGAGCGCCTGCGTGCCATCGCCTTCTGCCCGGATGACGGGGGCAAGGCGATCGCCACGCACAGCTTCAACGAGACGCTCAGCTGCGAGCGCGTCGCCCATCAGGCGGAGGGGCGCGGTTCGACCATCGAGGGCGAAGGCGGCCTGCTCCATGTGGCGGTCTTCACCCTGCACGACGGACCGCGCAGCGGCCGCCTGGTGCTGATCCATGACATGAGCTTCGCGGAGCGGCGCACCAGCGAGACGCGCAAGTACCTCTTCCTCTCGCTCCTTGGCCTGGGCGCGGTGATCGCGCTGGTGACCGTGGTGGTCGCGCATCTATCGCTGCGCGGCTGGCTGCGCGGCCTGCGCGAGCTGCTGCGCGAACCGCAGAAGCCGGTGTCACCGGAACTGCGTCCGCTCGCCCGCGACCTGCACGCCGCGGTGCGCGAGATCCTGCGCGAACAGCAGACCGGCAACGACGCGCAGACGCAATGGACCGCGGCTTCGCTGCGCGAAATCCTGCGACGCGACCTGCGCGGCGACGAGGTGATCGTCGTCTCCAACCGCGAGCCCTATGTGCACGAATACGAAGGGGACCAGATCGTGGTGCGCCGCCCGGCCGGGGGCCTGGTGACCGCGCTGGAACCGATCATGCGCGCCTGCTCCGGCACCTGGATCGCCCATGGCAGCGGCGACGCCGACAAGGCGGCGGTCGATTCGCGCGACCGCGTGGCCGTGCCACCGAACAAGCCCAGCTACGCGATCCGCCGCATCTGGCTGTCGGCCGAGGAAGAACGCGGCTACTACAACGGGCTCTCCAACGAGGGCCTCTGGCCGCTCTGCCACATCGCCCATGCGCGCCCCACCTTCCGCTCGCAGGACTGGGAGCTCTACAAGGCGGTGAACGCGCGCTTCGCCGACGCGGTGGTGCAGGAAGCGCAGCGCGACGATCCCATCGTCATGGTGCAGGACTACCACTTCGCGCTCCTGCCACGGATGATCCGCGAGCGCCTGCCCAAGGCGACCATCGTCACCTTCTGGCACATTCCCTGGCCCAATCCCGAGACCTTCTCGATCTGCCCCTGGCGGGCGGAGATCATCGACGGCCTCCTGGGCAGCAGCATCCTGGGCTTTCACACCCAGTTCCACTGCAACAACTTCCTCGATGCGGTGGACAGCTTCCTCGAAGCCCGGGTCGACCGCGAGACCGGCACGGTCTTCCACCAGGGCCACCAGGCCGACGTGAAGCGCTACCCGATCTCGATCGCCTGGCCGCCGGAGTACGAAGCCCCGCCTGCGCCCGAGTCGCGCGCGGGCGTGCGCCAGGAACTCGGGCTGCCGCCGGAGCAGCGCGTCGGCGTGGGCGTGGATCGGCTCGACTACACCAAGGGGATCATCGAACGCTTCCTCGCGATCGAGCGGCTCTTCGAGCTGCATCCCGAATGGGCCGGACGTTTTTCCTTCGTGCAGATCGCCGCGCCCACCCGTTCGGCCATCCCGCAGTACAAGGCCTTCCGCGACGACGTGGAGGAGCTGGCCGCGCGCATCAACGGGCGCTTCACCCGCGAAGGCCCGCCGGCCATCATCCTGCGCACCAAGCACCACGACGGCGACGAGATCGCCCGCTTCTACCGGGCCGCCGACCTGTGCATGGTCACCAGCCTGCACGACGGCATGAACCTGGTCGCCAAGGAGTTCGTCGCCGCACGCGACGACGGCATGGGTGTGCTGATCCTGAGCCAGTTCACCGGCGCCTCGCGTGAGCTGTCCGAAGCGCTGATCGTCAATCCGTACCACATCGACCAGTGCGCCGATGCGCTCGCCGCCGCGCTGACGATGCCGGACGCAGAACAGCGTGACCGTATGCGCCTGATGCGCGAACTGGTGGCGCAATTCAACGTCTATCGCTGGGCCGGACGCATGCTGCTCGACGCCTCGGCCATGCGCCTGCGCGACCGCATCGCCGAACGCGTGGAGTTCCGCCGTGACGCCTACTGA
- the otsB gene encoding trehalose-phosphatase — protein sequence MPIDQTVPPPLRLEGSALFLDVDGTLLALAETPDAVKADGSLRALVHALSARLDGALALVSGRSLTDLDRIFAPLRLPAAGQHGLERRSHDERVWRVQPVTAYVSLLEEVAQACEAMPGVLVERKGITMALHYRQAPEWRDALTQLLGRLITPRPQLAWVMAGKMVFEIKPPGGDKGAAISAFMGETPWAGRMPVFLGDDLTDEAGFALVERREGLTVKVGAGPSVAHYRLADVEAARAWLAASLAAG from the coding sequence ATGCCGATTGACCAGACCGTACCGCCGCCGCTGCGCCTCGAAGGTTCCGCGCTCTTCCTCGACGTGGATGGCACCCTGCTCGCGCTCGCGGAAACCCCCGATGCGGTGAAAGCCGACGGCTCGCTGCGCGCCCTCGTGCATGCGCTCTCCGCCCGGCTCGACGGAGCGCTGGCGCTGGTCAGCGGCCGCAGCCTCACCGACCTGGACCGCATCTTCGCGCCGCTGCGCCTGCCTGCCGCCGGCCAGCACGGGCTGGAGCGTCGCAGCCACGACGAGCGCGTCTGGCGGGTGCAGCCCGTTACCGCCTACGTGAGTCTGCTCGAAGAGGTCGCGCAGGCATGCGAAGCCATGCCCGGCGTGCTGGTCGAGCGCAAGGGCATCACCATGGCCCTGCACTACCGCCAGGCTCCTGAATGGCGCGACGCGCTGACGCAATTGCTGGGACGGCTGATCACGCCGCGCCCGCAGCTGGCCTGGGTGATGGCCGGCAAGATGGTCTTCGAAATCAAGCCACCGGGCGGCGACAAGGGCGCGGCGATCTCTGCCTTCATGGGCGAGACGCCGTGGGCCGGACGCATGCCGGTCTTCCTGGGCGACGATCTGACCGACGAGGCCGGCTTCGCTCTGGTAGAACGTCGCGAAGGCCTCACGGTCAAGGTCGGAGCGGGCCCCTCCGTCGCCCACTATCGCCTCGCCGACGTCGAGGCGGCCCGAGCCTGGCTCGCAGCCAGTCTCGCCGCCGGCTGA